A single genomic interval of Pyrus communis chromosome 7, drPyrComm1.1, whole genome shotgun sequence harbors:
- the LOC137738977 gene encoding DNA-directed RNA polymerase 2B, chloroplastic/mitochondrial-like produces MSCAQNPFSAANFTKNFTFRIPIGFHKNPSMISTSLWRNLAKQAIPRNQRGRLNSQSISRAYSLLGFSRESVSPQRFKPFQLGSYSNMGFPGKGEISTGESYMGNPSYWSVRTPIGFNGFFPRGYASVAEVVSSTDAEEDVSLVDEVQELLQQMSKEGKRQTDHWRRMRLRRVRGMGQAKYFALKRRQIRIETEAWERAAKEYRELMMDMCEHKLAPNLPYMKSLFLGWFEPMRNAIEKEQDLCRKGKNKAAYAPYIDQLPADMMSVITMHKLMGLLMTGGEHGTCRVVSAACTIGEAIEHEVRIHNFLERTRKKKVNKDEEKRESDDVLKEQEKLNKKVTNLMKKQKLQAVRHIVRKHDASKPWSQDARAKVGSRLIELLIQTSFIQPPANQLADSPPDLRPAFIHTFRTVVKDPKNTSSRRFGVIQCDPLVLKGFEKTGSHMVIPYMPMLVPPVNWTGYDRGGYFFLPSYVMRIHGAKQQREAIKRTPSEQLEPVFKALDTLGNTRWRVNKRVLNVVDRIWASGGRLADLVDRDNVPLPEEPDTDDEILLKKWKWKVKSVKKENMERHSQRCDLELKLTVAREMKDEEGFYYPHNLDFRGRAYPMHPYLNHLGSDLSRGILEFAEGRPLGKSGLRWLKIHLANLYASGVDKLSREGRIAFIENHLDDIFDSVDRPLEGRRWWLKAEDPFQCLAVCINLAEALRSSSPETFISHIPVHQDGSCNGLQHYAALGRDKLGAASVNLVAGEKPADVYSGIAARVLEIMRRDAQKDPAVFPEALRAKMLVDQVDRKLVKQTVMTSVYGVTYIGARDQIKRRLKERGSISDDEELFGCACYAAKITLTALGEMFEAARSIMSWLGECAKIIASENEPVRWTTPLGLPVVQPYRKFGRHLIKTSLQILSLQQETDKVMVKRQRTAFPPNFVHSLDSSHMMMTAVACKKAGLNFAGVHDSYWTHACDVDEMNRILREKFVELYEIPILENLLESFQQSFPTLVFPPLPERGDFDLRDVLESPYFFN; encoded by the exons atgtcCTGCGCCCAAAACCCTTTTTCCGCGGCAAATTTCACCAAGAATTTCACATTTCGAATCCCCATAGGTTTCCACAAGAACCCATCAATGATATCCACAAGTTTGTGGAGAAACTTGGCTAAGCAAGCCATTCCCAGGAACCAGAGGGGTCGTCTCAATTCACAGTCCATTTCTCGAGCTTATAGCCTTCTGGGTTTTTCCCGGGAATCTGTTTCCCCTCAAAGGTTCAAGCCTTTTCAGCTGGGTTCTTACTCAAACATGGGTTTTCCCGGGAAAGGTGAAATTTCTACAGGTGAGAGTTATATGGGCAACCCAAGTTATTGGTCTGTGAGGACTCCAATTGGGTTTAATGGGTTTTTCCCTAGAGGGTATGCGAGCGTCGCTGAGGTGGTTTCTTCCACTGATGCGGAGGAGGATGTGTCTCTTGTTGATGAAGTTCAAGAACTGTTGCAGCAAATGAGTAAAGAGGGTAAGAGGCAGACTGACCATTGGCGGCGGATGCGGCTGAGGAGAGTGAGAGGAATGGGGCAGGCGAAGTACTTTGCACTGAAGAGAAGACAGATAAGGATTGAGACTGAAGCGTGGGAACGGGCAGCGAAGGAGTACAGGGAGCTTATGATGGACATGTGTGAGCACAAGTTAGCTCCCAATTTGCCATACATGAAGTCTTTGTTTCTTGGTTGGTTTGAGCCTATGCGCAATGCCATTGAAAAAGAGCAAGACCTGTGCCGGAAAGGGAAGAATAAGGCAGCCTACGCACCTTATATTGATCAGTTACCAGCTGATATGATGTCGGTTATTACAATGCATAAGCTGATGGGATTGTTGATGACCGGAGGCGAACATGGAACTTGCAGGGTGGTTTCAGCTGCTTGCACCATAGGTGAAGCCATTGAGCACGAG GTTAGAATACACAATTTCTTGGAACGGACGAGAAAGAAAAAGGTCAACAAAGATGAGGAAAAACGAGAGTCTGATGATGTATTGAAGGAACAAGAGAAGCTGAATAAAAAGGTCACTAATTTGATGAAAAAGCAAAAACTGCAAGCGGTGAGACATATAGTGCGGAAACATGATGCTTCAAAACCCTGGAGCCAGGATGCCAGGGCTAAG GTCGGCAGTCGTCTGATTGAATTGTTGATTCAAACGTCTTTTATACAACCTCCGGCCAATCAGTTAGCAGATAGTCCACCAGATCTACGACCTGCATTTATACACACTTTTAGGACTGTCGTAAAAGATCCAAA GAATACGTCCAGCAGAAGATTTGGTGTTATTCAATGCGACCCTCTTGTTCTCAAAGGCTTTGAGAAAACA GGAAGCCACATGGTGATTCCTTATATGCCGATGTTGGTGCCACCAGTCAACTGGACAGG TTATGATAGAGGAGGGTACTTTTTCCTACCATCCTATGTCATGCGCATTCATGGAGCTAAACAGCAGCGTGAAGCAATAAAGAGGACCCCAAGTGAGCAACTGGAACCAGTTTTTAAG GCCCTGGATACTCTTGGAAATACCAGATGGAGGGTTAATAAGAGGGTACTTAATGTTGTAGATAGAATATGGGCTAGTGGAGGCCGTCTTGCTGATTTGGTGGACCGTGATAAT GTTCCTTTACCAGAGGAACCAGATACTGATGATGAAATACTGCTTAAGAAATGGAAATGGAAGGTGAAATCTGTGAAGAAAGAGAACATGGAGAGGCATTCACAGCGTTGTGACTTGGAGCTTAAACTAACT GTAGCACGGGAGATGAAGGATGAAGAGGGTTTTTACTATCCACACAATCTTGATTTTCGGGGCCGTGCATATCCTATGCACCCATACTTAAATCATCTTGGTTCAGATCTATCCCGGGGTATTTTGGAGTTCGCAGAGGGACGCCCCCTTGGAAAGTCAGGCTTACGTTGGCTGAAGATACACTTGGCAAATCTTTATGCGAGTGGTGTGGACAAATTATCTCGCGAGGGTCGAATAGCATTTATAGAGAATCATTTGGATGATATATTTGATTCTGTGGACAGACCGCTAGAAGGAAGACGCTGGTGGTTGAAGGCAGAAGATCCATTTCAGTGCTTGGCAGTGTGCATTAACCTTGCTGAAGCTTTGAGAAGCTCTTCTCCAGAGACTTTTATTTCACATATTCCAGTACATCAG GATGGCTCTTGCAATGGTTTACAACACTACGCTGCCCTTGGAAGAGACAAG TTGGGAGCAGCTTCTGTCAATCTTGTTGCAGGAGAGAAGCCTGCAGATGTATACTCAGGAATAGCTGCTAG GGTACTGGAAATCATGCGAAGGGATGCACAGAAGGATCCTGCAGTTTTTCCAGAGGCATTGcgtgcaaaaatgttagttgaTCAG GTGGATAGGAAATTGGTGAAGCAGACAGTGATGACATCAGTATATGGTGTCACTTACATCGGTGCTCGGGATCAAATCAAGAGGAGGTTGAAGGAACGCGGTTCCATTTCAGATGATGAAGAGCTTTTTGGTTGTGCTTGTTATGCTGCAAAG ATCACCTTAACCGCTCTAGGTGAGATGtttgaagctgcacgaagtatCATGAGCTGGCTTGGCGAATGTGCAAAA ATAATTGCATCTGAAAATGAGCCAGTACGATGGACAACTCCGCTCGGACTTCCAGTTGTGCAGCCTTACCGTAAATTCGGCAGGCATCTT ATTAAAACTTCGCTTCAAATTTTATCGTTACAGCAAGAAACAGATAAG GTCATGGTCAAGAGGCAGAGGACAGCGTTCCCACCTAATTTTGTTCATTCCCTCGATAGTTCTCATATGATGATGACTGCGGTTGCCTGTAAAAAAGCAGGTTTAAACTTTGCAG GAGTTCATGATTCGTACTGGACGCATGCTTGTGATGTGGATGAAATGAACAGGATACTTCGTGAAAAGTTTGTCGAACTCTACGAGATTCCAATACTAGAGAAT TTGTTGGAGAGCTTTCAGCAGTCCTTTCCCACATTAGTTTTTCCTCCCTTGCCCGAACGAGGTGACTTTGACTTAAGAGACGTGCTAGAGTCACCTTATTTCTTCAACTGA
- the LOC137739258 gene encoding uncharacterized protein, whose protein sequence is MTNAMGSPPVFDSETLTTEPAGTSSSSTTMKPPMGPPLPKNPSPPPPPQSEAPIPEDQLQSSPAVNDSTEAAEENAKQSSNSKPQSHGVPIPYTIPPWSAAPCHQFQLEVLKDGAIISQFDVYEKGAYMFGRIDLCDFVLEHPTVSRFHAVLQFKRSGEAYIYDLGSTHGTFVNKNQVNKKVYVDLRVGDVIRFGLSTRLYIFQGPSELMPPEKDLKLLKIAKMREDILDQEASLQRARHEASLADGISWGMDEDAIEEAEDDGEEVTWQTYKGQLTEKQEKTREKVLKRLEKIAHMKKEIDAIRAKDIPQGGLTQGQQTQIARNEQRMEQIMEELENLEETLNGSIRESLGARVGKPSHGKKKGAVEEEEQLLSDDDEFYDRTKKPSSKKAGENQSVETADSLLDKRDVIVKEMEEKKELLLVEKAKMESETVEKTDAADALDAYMSGLSTKLVLDKTEELQKELSALQSELDRVIFLLKIADPTGEAAKKRDSKVQEVQESKPIKSETPAAAIKKQPPIKPKESSKPEQPANDSILKEGTIDVTTNPAAAEIVTDATEGEKVVYTVAKPQWLGAVEDSKTEENRQEAAPAAPSDEHEADGFIDYKDRKKVLETESGIENAAPGLIIRKRKQVKESEGHDNDSRLASSTGPEFMAEDAVALLLKHKRGYYAPDNESQDVSEGKKSSKDKKPKRVLGPEKPSFLDTNTEETWVPPEGQSGDGRTSLNSRYGY, encoded by the exons ATGACGAACGCCATGGGTTCTCCGCCAGTCTTCGACTCCGAAACCCTAACCACCGAACCGGCCGGAACGTCGTCGTCTTCGACCACAATGAAGCCCCCAATGGGTCCCCCGCTTCCCAAAAACCCTAGCCCTCCGCCACCACCACAATCCGAAGCCCCAATCCCCGAAGACCAGCTCCAATCCAGTCCCGCCGTTAACGATTCAACCGAAGCAGCCGAAGAAAATGCCAAGCAGTCCTCAAACTCGAAGCCGCAATCTCACGGCGTCCCGATTCCGTACACGATTCCGCCGTGGAGTGCAGCTCCGTGCCACCAGTTCCAGCTCGAGGTTCTCAAGGACGGTGCTATCATCAGCCAATTCGATGT aTACGAGAAAGGAGCATACATGTTTGGCCGAATCGACCTCTGCGACTTTGTGCTGGAGCATCCGACTGTTTCTCGCTTCCATGCCG TTCTTCAGTTCAAGAGAAGTGGGGAGGCGTATATTTACGATCTTGGGAGTACTCACGGCACTTTCGTTAACAAGAATCAG GTGAACAAAAAGGTTTACGTTGATTTACGTGTTGGTGATGTCATCCGTTTTGGGCT ttcAACTCGTCTCTACATTTTCCAAGGACCATCAGAGCTGATGCCACCG GAAAAAGACTTGAAGCTTTTAAAAATAGCCAAAATGCGTGAAGACATCCTAGATCAGGAAGCATCACTTCAACGGGCAAGACATGAAGCTTCTCTTGCTGATGGCATCTCATGGGGCATGGATGAGGATGCTATTGAGGAAGCTGAG GATGACGGTGAGGAAGTAACTTGGCAAACATACAAAGGACAGCTaacagaaaaacaagaaaaaacccGCGAAAAAGTACTTAAAAGATTGGAAAAG ATTGCTCATATGAAGAAAGAGATAGATGCTATTCGTGCTAAAGACATCCCCCAAGGTGGGTTGACTCAAGGACAACAAACTCAGATTGCTCGAAATGAACAGAGAATGGAACAG ATTATGGAAGAACTTGAAAATCTGGAAGAGACGTTGAATGGGAGTATTCGAGAAAGTTTAGGTGCACGTGTTGGGAAACCATCTCATGGTAAGAAGAAAGGAgcagttgaagaagaagaacaacttTTGAG tgatgatgatgaattcTATGACCGAACAAAGAAGCCTTCAAGTAAAAAGGCTGGTGAAAACCAAAGTGTTGAAACCGCTGACTCTCTTCTCGACAAGAGAGATGTGATCGTgaaagaaatggaagagaagaaagaattgcTTTTAGTTGAGAAAGCCAAAATGGAATCAGAAACTGTAGAAAAAACTGATGCTGCAGATGCACTGGATGCATACATGTCGGGGCTTTCAACTAAGCTAG TGCTTGATAAAACCGAGGAACTTCAAAAGGAACTATCAGCTCTCCAGTCCGAGTTGGACAGGGTAATTTTCCTTTTGAAGATTGCTGACCCAACTGGTGAAGCTGCCAAGAAAAGGGATTCAAAAGTGCAAGAGGTGCAAGAGTCTAAACCTATCAAATCTGAAACTCCTGCCGCTGCCATAAAAAAGCAACCTCCAATCAAACCAAAGGAAAGTAGCAAACCCGAACAACCAGCAAATGACTCTATACTGAAAGAGGGAACTATAGATGTTACCACGAATCCAGCTGCTGCCGAGATTGTAACTGATGCAACAGAAGGAGAAAAAGTTGTGTATACTGTTGCAAAGCCACAGTGGCTTGGGGCTGTTGAGGACAGTAAAACTGAGGAGAATCGTCAAGAGGCAGCACCTGCAGCACCTTCAGATGAGCACGAGGCTGATGGATTTATCGACTATAAAGACAGGAAAAAGGTTTTGGAGACGGAATCTGGGATTGAAAATGCTGCCCCCGGTTTGATTATACGGAAGCGGAAACAAGTTAAAGAATCTGAAGGTCATGACAATGATTCTCGTTTGGCATCCTCAACCGGACCTGAGTTCATGGCGGAGGATGCTGTGGCACTGTTGTTAAAACATAAAAGAGGCTATTATGCACCAGATAATGAGAGCCAAGACGTTTCAGAAGGGAAAAAGTCGAGCAAGGATAAGAAGCCTAAAAGAGTTCTTGGTCCCGAGAAACCTTCATTTCTCGATACTAATACTGAGGAAACGTGGGTGCCTCCTGAAG GACAATCTGGCGATGGACGAACATCCTTGAACAGTCGCTATGGTTACTAG
- the LOC137739643 gene encoding biogenesis of lysosome-related organelles complex 1 subunit 2-like, translated as MAAAEKEEKKDELAESINDLFGSVSTMVESELQGSTNHLDLLEKMNLRVAEEYKGFGDVAAGLSVFVEQLKAKSGSFEEYVKQIDVIERQVTEFEAVISVLDRYVSMLESKVQSVHQNPPVS; from the coding sequence ATGGCTGCTGctgagaaggaagagaaaaaagaCGAGCTCGCCGAGTCTATCAACGATCTCTTCGGCAGCGTCTCCACCATGGTCGAATCGGAGCTCCAGGGATCGACCAACCACCTCGATCTCCTCGAAAAGATGAACCTGCGAGTCGCCGAAGAGTACAAGGGATTCGGCGACGTGGCGGCGGGGCTGAGCGTGTTCGTGGAGCAGCTCAAGGCCAAAAGCGGCAGCTTCGAGGAGTACGTGAAGCAGATCGACGTCATCGAGAGGCAGGTGACGGAGTTCGAGGCCGTGATTTCGGTGCTCGACAGATACGTGTCCATGTTGGAGTCCAAAGTCCAATCTGTTCATCAGAATCCTCCGGTTTCCTGA
- the LOC137740801 gene encoding amino acid transporter AVT6A-like — protein sequence MITREDDENQSTPLLPTTENAEVEDGFAEAGFAEPGKPSGGASFHGSVFNLSCTVIGSGIMSLPATLTILGLIPGVALIVIAAFLTEASIEMLLRFSKPGSVFSYGDLMGEAFGKVGKVLVQICVIVNNIGALTVYMIIIEDVLSGSISNGVHHAGILEERLGVHWWTGRAFVLVVLTVVVFVPLVCFKRIDSLRFTSAISVALAVVFLVAVIVITVYKFVLGSIEAPAWFPSVTDLPSFLNLFTAFPVVVFAYVCHYNVHTIQSELKDTPTMPAIVRATVALCAVVYVMTGLFGFLLFGDSTLSDLLSNFDTDLGIPYSSVFNDIVRISYAAHILLVYPIGFFPLRLNLDGLLFPSARPLASDNVRFSLISAGIIAITLLGAIFIPSIWVAFEFTGATVGALLAFIFPACIVLKDPHGIAWRKDKILSVFMIILAVISSVVAIYSDAYSLLT from the exons ATGATTACTAGAGAAGATGATGAGAACCAAAGCACCCCATTGCTGCCCACGACTGAGAACGCAGAAGTTGAAGATGGGTTTGCCGAAGCTGGGTTTGCCGAACCCGGCAAACCCAGCGGAGGAGCTTCATTCCATGGATCtgtttttaacttgtcatgcaCGGTTATCGGTTCCGGGATCATGAGCCTACCTGCAACCCTAACAATACTGGGACTGATCCCGGGAGTCGCGTTGATCGTCATTGCTGCATTCCTGACAGAAGCATCCATTGAGATGCTGCTGAGGTTCAGCAAGCCCGGTTCGGTGTTTTCGTATGGTGATCTCATGGGGGAAGCATTTGGAAAAGTTGGGAAGGTTTTGGTTCAGATTTGTGTTATTGTCAACAACATTGGTGCTCTCACTGTGTATATGATTATAATAG AGGATGTTCTTTCTGGTTCGATTTCAAACGGAGTTCATCATGCCGGCATTTTGGAAGAGAGGTTAGGGGTGCATTGGTGGACCGGGCGTGCTTTCGTTCTGGTTGTCCTAACCGTTGTTGTATTTGTTCCGTTGGTATGTTTTAAGCGCATCG ATTCACTGCGATTCACGTCAGCTATATCGGTTGCGCTGGCAGTTGTTTTTCTCGTCGCTGTCATCGTGATCACGGTGTACAAATTCGTATTGGGAAGCATAGAGGCACCTGCATGGTTTCCCAGTGTTACTGATTTGCCTTCCTTTCTTAATCTTTTCACTGCATTCCCTGTTGTGGTTTTTGCTTATGTCTGCCACTACAATG TTCACACCATACAAAGTGAGCTCAAAGATACTCCAACAATGCCAGCAATCGTGCGTGCTACAGTTGCTCTCTGCGCCGTTGTGTATGTGATGACAGGCCTGTTCGGGTTCCTCCTCTTTGGTGACTCAACTCTTTCCGACCTGCTCTCCAATTTTGACACAGACCTTGGCATTCCATACAGCTCTGTCTTCAATGACATCGTGCGAATCAGTTATGCCGCCCATATTTTACTTGTGTATCCCATTGGTTTTTTCCCTCTCCGGCTGAACTTGGACGGCCTTCTCTTCCCCTCAGCCAGACCGCTGGCTTCAGACAACGTAAGGTTTTCGTTGATCAGCGCTGGAATCATTGCTATCACCCTCTTGGGTGCAATATTCATACCGAGCATATGGGTAGCTTTTGAGTTCACAGGTGCAACTGTTGGAGCCCTGCTTGCATTCATCTTCCCTGCTTGCATTGTTCTCAA GGACCCTCACGGAATAGCATGGAGAAAGGACAAGATTTTGTCAGTGTTCATGATCATTCTCGCTGTAATCTCGAGTGTGGTAGCCATTTATAGTGATGCATATTCATTGTTGACATAG
- the LOC137739642 gene encoding pentatricopeptide repeat-containing protein At3g29290 — translation MIEEIPNLYSLCVHVLVFNSGFMGEVMRVSVSVVINANGFNLQHKPCSPTSSNRKIGFQLSQKCLVSMWLPNLLLPRKAKSLTLQNMVAGVQSGLVCEEEEEDKLIRNRGYGDDAAFVKQKLPPWGELEFDKDLDVEPEVVIQPESNLNRKATLNVDRVGYLEEMDEETVSKRILVLSRTNKTRSALELFTSMELSGLLPNLHACNSLLSCLLRNGLLDDGLRVFEFMKRKRLTTGHSYSLVLKAVSVVEGCDSAIEMFLEMEEESEARDAFDTIVYNTMISICGKVKNWRETERLWRRIKDNDHAGTRVTYCLLVSIFVRCGQHELALDAYDEMIQNDFEPGDDTMHAIIGACSKDGKWDIALNIFDNMLNSGLKPNPVAFNVLINSLGKAGEVELAFKVYNIMKSLGHSPDTYTWNALLGALYRANRHGEALKLYESIKTSQGSQLNSHLYNTALMSCSKLGLWDKALKLLWQLEASGQSVSTASYNLVISACERARKPEVALQVYEHMVHQKCTADTFTYLSLIRGCIWGSLWDEVEEILNCAAPDASLYNAVIQGMCLRGKTELAKKLYAKMRESGLQPDGKTRAMMLQNLQRRKKKPQPSRYKTSNKFSYYRR, via the exons ATGATCGAAGAAATACCAAATTTGTACTCTTTATGTGTTCATGTGTTAGTTTTTAATTCTGGGTTTATGGGGGAGGTGATGAGGGTTTCAGTTTCCGTAGTGATTAATGCAAATGGGTTTAATCTCCAACACAAACCATGTAGTCCAACGAGTTCTAACCGTAAAATCGGCTTTCAGCTTTCTCAAAAGTGCTTAGTTTCCATGTGGTTGCCCAATTTGTTGTTGCCAAGGAAGGCGAAATCTCTGACATTGCAGAACATGGTGGCTGGTGTGCAGTCTGGGTTGGTttgtgaggaagaggaagaagataaaTTGATTCGAAACCGGGGATATGGTGATGATGCTGCTTTTGTTAAGCAAAAATTGCCTCCTTGGGGAGAGTTGGAATTTGACAAGGACTTGGATGTAGAACCTGAGGTTGTGATCCAGCCAGAGTCGAATTTGAATAGGAAGGCTACATTGAATGTGGACAGGGTTGGTTATCTGGAGGAGATGGATGAAGAAACAGTATCGAAGCGGATTTTGGTGCTTAGTAGAACAAATAAGACTCGAAGTGCGTTGGAACTGTTTACTTCCATGGAACTATCAGGCCTTCTTCCTAATTTACATGCTTGTAATTCGCTGTTGTCTTGCCTCTTGAGAAACGGGCTGCTTGATGACGGTTTGAGGGTTTTTGAGTTTATGAAGAGAAAGAGGTTGACCACGGGGCATAGTTATAGCTTAGTACTTAAGGCAGTTTCTGTTGTTGAGGGCTGTGACTCTGCTAtcgaaatgtttttggaaatggaagaggaaagTGAAGCAAGAGATGCTTTTGATACCATCGTCTATAACACTATGATATCGATTTGTGGTAAAGTGAAGAATTGGCGTGAAACCGAGAGATTGTGGAGACGTATTAAGGACAACGACCATGCTGGAACACGAGTTACTTATTGCCTCTTAGTTAGCATTTTTGTTCGTTGTGGTCAGCATGAGCTAGCTCTTGATGCTTACGATGAAATGATTCAAAATGATTTTGAACCAGGGGATGATACAATGCACGCTATCATCGGTGCATGCTCAAAGGACGGAAAGTGGGATATTGCGCTAAACATCTTCGATAATATGTTGAACAGTGGACTCAAGCCAAATCCAGTTGCATTCAACGTATTGATAAATTCACTTGGGAAAGCTGGGGAGGTTGAACTAGCATTCAAGGTATATAACATCATGAAATCTTTGGGTCATTCACCCGACACTTACACATGGAATGCATTACTTGGTGCACTGTATAGAGCAAATCGACACGGTGAAGCTCTTAAGCTTTATGAGAGTATCAAGACAAGTCAGGGCTCTCAGTTAAACTCTCATTTGTACAATACGGCCTTAATGTCTTGTTCGAAGCTCGGTCTATGGGATAAAGCTCTAAAGCTTTTATGGCAATTAGAAGCTTCTGGGCAGTCAGTTTCAACTGCGTCATATAATCTTGTAATCAGTGCTTGTGAGAGGGCAAGGAAACCTGAAGTTGCACTGCAAGTTTACGAGCACATGGTTCACCAGAAGTGCACCGCAGACACATTTACTTATCTGTCACTAATACGAGGTTGCATTTGGGGTTCTCTCTGGGATGAAGTCGAGGAAATCCTCAAC TGTGCTGCACCAGATGCGTCGCTCTATAACGCTGTCATTCAAGGAATGTGCTTACGAGGCAAAACAGAACTAGCAAAGAAGCTTTACGCAAAGATGCGCGAGAGCGGTCTGCAACCCGATGGGAAAACCCGGGCTATGATGTTGCAAAATTTGCAAAGACGGAAGAAGAAGCCGCAGCCTTCTCGTTACAAAACAAGTAACAAGTTTTCTTATTATCGCCGTTAA
- the LOC137739389 gene encoding protein SLOW GREEN 1, chloroplastic-like, whose protein sequence is MNSSSTLASSSFSTSSSLFQYKLIPSKPTQPSLLRFDPPHSHNSHNVPALKVTASSAAHHHRPLLPGNTHNNPSLILQTLKHYAKTTILIGVTAAVFTTKSSTLLAIAEPPPTLSDFLGSNSEAIGALKSLLQQKLENGEDDEALKILQRLVEAQPSNTEWKFMMERENERTRESLRFGLCERALR, encoded by the coding sequence ATGAACTCCTCCTCCACTCTcgcttcctcctccttctctacATCCTCATCTCTCTTCCAATACAAACTCATTCCCAGTAAACCAACCCAACCTTCCCTTCTCCGTTTTGACCCTCCCCATTCCCACAATTCCCACAATGTCCCTGCCCTCAAAGTCACAGCCTCCTCCGCCGCCCACCACCACCGACCCCTCCTCCCAGGTAACACCCACAACAACCCAAGCCTGATTCTTCAAACTCTTAAACATTACGCCAAAACCACCATTCTCATCGGAGTCACCGCCGCCGTGTTCACCACCAAATCATCGACTTTGCTCGCCATAGCCGAACCTCCGCCGACATTGTCCGACTTCCTGGGTTCGAATTCGGAAGCCATCGGTGCCCTGAAATCGCTTCTGCAGCAGAAGCTCGAAAACGGCGAGGACGACGAGGCGCTCAAGATCCTGCAGCGCTTGGTCGAGGCGCAGCCGTCCAATACCGAGTGGAAGTTCATGATGGAACGAGAGAACGAGAGAACGAGAGAGAGCCTGAGGTTCGGGTTATGCGAGAGAGCTCTGAGGTGA
- the LOC137738978 gene encoding uncharacterized protein, producing MGAVTSSMAAKFAFFPPSPPSYGVETEEDTGKLKMTGVGTRENVDVLKLRTKRGNDVVAVYIRNPSAKLTVLHSHGNAADLGQMYELFSELSLHLRVNLLGYDYSGYGQSTGKPSEQNTYADIEAAYRCLVERYGAKEEDVILYGQSVGSGPTLDLATRLLKLRAVVLHSPIMSGLRVMYPVKRTYWFDIYKNIDKIPLVSCPVLVIHGTADDVVDWSHGKQLWDNCKEKYEPLWIKGGNHCDLELYPQYIKHVKKFVLTIEKYPHLRNKSGPVTVQTENPRKSTDTREKSCSSTDHKENSRPSIDHRENPRLSTDHREKSRASTDKRERTRKSMDQPEKASNSVEQPERARNSIDRFGEMFRSVGLCNIDCFKPTATSA from the exons ATGGGGGCAGTGACGTCATCAATGGCGGCCAAGTTCGCGTTTTTCCCGCCGAGCCCGCCGTCGTACGGGGTGGAGACGGAGGAGGATACTGGGAAGCTGAAGATGACCGGGGTGGGGACGAGGGAAAACGTCGACGTCTTGAAGCTGCGGACCAAGAGAGGGAACGACGTCGTGGCGGTGTACATAAGGAATCCGTCGGCGAAGCTCACTGTTCTGCACTCGCATGGGAACGCAGCTGATCTGGGTCAGATGTACGAGTTGTTCAGTGAGCTGAGTCTTCACCTCCGAGTCAACTTGTTGGG GTATGATTATTCGGGGTACGGACAGTCTACTGGGAAG CCGAGTGAGCAAAACACTTATGCAGACATAGAAGCTGCATATAGATGCCTTGTGGAGAGGTACGGTGCGAAGGAGGAGGATGTTATCTTATATGGGCAATCAGTTGGTAGTGGGCCTACTCTCGATCTAGCAACCCGGTTACTGAAATTGAGGGCAGTGGTTCTTCATAGTCCGATCATGTCTGGTCTTCGGGTCATGTATCCAGTGAAGCGAACGTATTGGTTTGACATTTATAAG AACATCGACAAAATACCCTTGGTCAGTTGTCCTGTTCTGGTGATTCAT GGGACGGCTGATGATGTTGTGGATTGGTCCCATGGCAAGCAGCTTTGGGATAATTGTAAAGAGAAGTATGAGCCGTTATGGATAAAAGGAGGGAATCATTGTGACTTGGAGCTCTACCCACAGTACATAAAGCATGTCAAAAAGTTTGTATTAACCATCGAGAAATATCCGCATCTGAGGAATAAATCAGGGCCAGTTACAGTTCAAACAGAAAATCCACGGAAAAGCACTGACACCAGGGAGAAATCTTGTTCCAGCACAGATCACAAAGAGAATTCTAGACCCAGTATCGACCATAGAGAAAACCCCAGGTTAAGTACAGATCATAGAGAGAAGTCAAGGGCCAGCACGgataagagagagagaacaagAAAAAGTATGGATCAACCTGAAAAAGCAAGTAATAGCGTGGAACAGCCAGAGAGAGCTCGGAATAGCATTGACCG CTTCGGAGAGATGTTCAGATCAGTTGGATTGTGCAATATTGATTGTTTTAAGCCCACAGCTACCAGTGCTTAA